From Ptychodera flava strain L36383 chromosome 2, AS_Pfla_20210202, whole genome shotgun sequence, the proteins below share one genomic window:
- the LOC139116352 gene encoding dicarboxylate carrier UCP2-like, protein MVYKPVDIQPSVTVKFFSAGTAACMADMITFPLDTAKVRLQIQGEGARPAKPFTASIAGKAGKKPAAPTVRYNGMVGTISTIAKHEGPRALYNGLNAGLQRQMSFASVRIGLYDSVKQFYQGGVAHSLPGGGVITRILAGMTTGAMAILVAQPTDVVKVRLQAQTNNSGKKRYKGAIDAYKTIFKKEGMKGLWKGTLPNITRNVVINSSELVVYDVTKEKILATKLMSDSLPCHFASAFCAGFVATCTASPIDVVKTRYMNSSPGQYKGAIDCAVKMAREGGAKAFYKGFMPSFMRLGSWNVFMFIFYEQLKRSFTQKQH, encoded by the exons ATGGTTTACAAGCCTGTCGACATCCAACCCTCTGTTACCGTGAAATTTTTCAGCGCTGGTACAGCGGCCTGTATGGCAGACATGATCACCTTCCCGTTGGACACTGCCAAAGTACGATTACAG ATTCAAGGTGAGGGCGCTCGTCCTGCTAAACCCTTTACAGCGAGCATCGCTGGGAAGGCAGGAAAGAAACCTGCAGCTCCTACAGTTCGTTACAATGGTATGGTTGGAACTATCTCCACCATTGCCAAGCATGAAGGACCACGCGCCCTCTATAATGGACTGAACGCTGGTTTACAACGCCAGATGAGCTTCGCATCAGTCCGTATCGGCCTCTATGATTCGGTGAAACAGTTCTACCAAGGCGGTGTTGCCCACA GCCTTCCTGGAGGTGGTGTGATTACGCGTATCCTTGCTGGCATGACAACCGGTGCCATGGCGATCCTCGTTGCTCAGCCAACGGATGTGGTGAAAGTGCGCCTCCAAGCTCAGACCAATAACAGCGGAAAAAAGCGTTACAAAGGTGCCATCGACGCCTACAAGACTATCTTCAAAAAAGAAGGCATGAAAGGACTATGGAAAG GAACCCTTCCGAACATCACTCGCAATGTCGTCATCAATTCATCTGAATTGGTTGTCTATGACGTCACCAAAGAGAAGATCCTCGCCACGAAGTTGATGTCAGATAGCCTTCCTTGTCACTTCGCCTCTGCATTCTGTGCTGGCTTTGTAGCGACTTGTACAGCGTCCCCTATCGACGTGGTGAAGACCAGGTATATGAACTCCAGTCCGGGGCAGTACAAAGGGGCCATTGACTGCGCAGTTAAGATGGCTAGGGAAGGCGGGGCCAAGGCTTTCTACAAAGG GTTCATGCCTTCGTTTATGCGTCTTGGTTCATGGAACGTCTTCATGTTCATCTTCTACGAGCAACTGAAGAGATCGTTCACACAAAAACAACACTAA